A stretch of Cicer arietinum cultivar CDC Frontier isolate Library 1 chromosome 5, Cicar.CDCFrontier_v2.0, whole genome shotgun sequence DNA encodes these proteins:
- the LOC101504908 gene encoding uncharacterized protein isoform X2 — MKHYPTVISLSRQLEFNGITLDLITLSISMNCYCHLGQMNFAFSVFAKILKMGLQPDTITLTTLMKGLCLNGKVQEALHFHDHVIKQGFHLDHVSYGTLINGLCKMGETRAALQLLRRIEVKLVKPDAVIYSTIIDSLCKDKFANDGYELYSEMISKKIDPDVVTFSALIYGFCIVGQLKEAFGLFHEMVMKNIKPDGFAFNILVDALCKEGKVKEAMNVLAMMMKEGVKPNVVTYSALMDGYCLVNQLNKAISVLNTMVYKGVRPNVQSYSIIINGLCKNKMVDEAMNLFREMHSKKIISDVVTYNTLIDGLCKSGKFSHAWELVDEMHDIGQPVNIITCNSLLHALCKNNNLDKAIAFVKKIKNQGIVLDVRTYTILIDGLCKGGRLKNAQVIFQELLTKGYHPTVVTYNVMIKGLCKDDLFDEALVMLSRMEDNGCTPDVISYETIIYSLFEKGETDKAEKLLREMFSRGLLEKKN, encoded by the coding sequence ATGAAGCATTACCCCACTGTTATTTCTCTTTCTCGTCAATTGGAATTCAACGGAATCACCCTTGACTTAATTACTTTAAGCATCTCGATGAATTGTTACTGCCACTTAGGTCAAATGAATTTTGCATTTTCTGTATTTGCTAAGATTCTCAAGATGGGGCTTCAACCCGATACCATAACCTTGACTACTCTTATGAAAGGTCTATGTCTTAATGGTAAAGTCCAGGAAGCTCTGCACTTTCATGACCATGTGATCAAACAAGGATTTCATTTGGATCATGTTAGTTATGGAACTTTGATCAATGGATTGTGTAAAATGGGGGAAACAAGAGCCGCCTTGCAATTGCTAAGAAGGATTGAAGTGAAACTAGTCAAGCCCGATGCGGTTATTTACAGTACAATTATAGATAGTTTGTGTAAAGATAAGTTTGCAAATGATGGTTATGAGTTGTATTCCGAAATGATTTCTAAGAAAATTGATCCTGATGTTGTCACTTTTAGTGCTTTAATATATGGATTCTGCATAGTTGGTCAATTGAAAGAAGCGTTTGGTTTGTTCCATGAAATGGTAATGAAAAACATCAAACCAGATGGTTTTGCTTTTAATATATTGGTTGATGCCTTATGCAAGGAAGGGAAAGTAAAAGAAGCAATGAATGTGTTGGCTATGATGATGAAAGAAGGTGTAAAACCAAATGTTGTTACTTATAGTGCTTTAATGGATGGGTATTGCTTAGTTAATCAACTGAACAAGGCAATAAGTGTTTTAAACACTATGGTCTACAAGGGAGTGAGGCCGAATGTTCAGAGCTACAGTATCATTATTAATGGATtgtgtaaaaataaaatggttGATGAAGCCATGAACCTCTTTAGAGAAATGCATAGCAAGAAGATTATTTCTGATGTGGTGACTTACAATACTCTCATTGATGGTTTGTGCAAATCGGGGAAATTCTCTCATGCCTGGGAACTTGTTGATGAGATGCATGATATAGGTCAACCAGTCAATATAATCACTTGCAATTCTTTATTACATGCTTTGTGCAAAAATAATAATCTGGACAAGGCAATTGCATttgttaagaaaattaaaaaccaaGGTATTGTGCTAGATGTTCGCACATACACTATACTAATTGATGGTCTTTGCAAAGGTGGAAGACTTAAGAATGCACAAGTGATTTTTCAGGAGCTTTTGACTAAAGGCTATCATCCAACTGTCGTGACATATAATGTTATGATAAAAGGACTTTGTAAGGATGACTTGTTTGATGAAGCACTTGTCATGCTATCGAGAATGGAAGACAATGGTTGCACTCCTGATGTCATAAGTTATGAAACAATTATCTACTCTCTCTTTGAAAAAGGCGAGACAGATAAAGCCGAGAAACTTCTACGTGAAATGTTTTCTAGAGGTCTattggaaaagaaaaactaG
- the LOC101504364 gene encoding uncharacterized protein, protein MQSNQESSSMEVDVATSEQKVLPPKPKFEPLKPHEMSSGQVQFRKVSVPPHRYTPLKKAWMDIYTPVYEQMKVDLRMNLKARKVELKTRHDTPDISNLQKCADFVHAFMLGFDVIDAIALLRLDELYVESFEIKDVKTLRGDHLSRAIGRLSGKGGKTKFAIENASKTRIVIADTKIHILGSFANIKIARDSLCYLIMGSPAGKVYSKLRAVSARLAERF, encoded by the coding sequence ATGCAGTCAAACCAGGAATCATCTTCGATGGAAGTTGACGTTGCCACCTCTGAACAAAAAGTCTTGCCTCCGAAGCCGAAGTTTGAGCCTCTTAAACCTCATGAGATGTCTAGTGGTCAGGTTCAGTTCCGCAAGGTATCAGTTCCACCACATCGTTATACACCTCTCAAGAAAGCTTGGATGGACATCTATACTCCTGTATATGAGCAGATGAAAGTTGACCTCCGAATGAATTTGAAGGCTCGAAAAGTTGAGCTGAAGACAAGGCATGATACACCTGACATCAGTAACCTGCAAAAATGTGCTGATTTTGTTCATGCTTTCATGTTGGGTTTTGATGTCATAGATGCTATTGCCCTTCTGCGATTGGATGAGCTCTATGTTGAGTCCTTTGAAATCAAGGATGTTAAGACACTTCGAGGCGATCACTTGTCCCGTGCTATTGGAAGATTGTCCGGAAAAGGTGGTAAAACCAAGTTTGCAATTGAGAATGCATCCAAGACAAGAATTGTGATTGCTGACACCAAAATTCACATTCTGGGATCTTTTGCAAACATCAAGATTGCTAGGGATTCTCTTTGTTACCTAATTATGGGGTCACCAGCAGGAAAGGTCTATTCCAAATTGAGAGCCGTTTCTGCTAGGCTGGCAGAGAGGTTTTGA
- the LOC101504908 gene encoding uncharacterized protein isoform X1 — MLSSLSVSFSRSLTLARYAFSLSSIPNFLPISSSNIFLLSFSSHSRFNSNEFDVNDAVSSFRRTLSMHPAPSIIQFTKILGFLVKMKHYPTVISLSRQLEFNGITLDLITLSISMNCYCHLGQMNFAFSVFAKILKMGLQPDTITLTTLMKGLCLNGKVQEALHFHDHVIKQGFHLDHVSYGTLINGLCKMGETRAALQLLRRIEVKLVKPDAVIYSTIIDSLCKDKFANDGYELYSEMISKKIDPDVVTFSALIYGFCIVGQLKEAFGLFHEMVMKNIKPDGFAFNILVDALCKEGKVKEAMNVLAMMMKEGVKPNVVTYSALMDGYCLVNQLNKAISVLNTMVYKGVRPNVQSYSIIINGLCKNKMVDEAMNLFREMHSKKIISDVVTYNTLIDGLCKSGKFSHAWELVDEMHDIGQPVNIITCNSLLHALCKNNNLDKAIAFVKKIKNQGIVLDVRTYTILIDGLCKGGRLKNAQVIFQELLTKGYHPTVVTYNVMIKGLCKDDLFDEALVMLSRMEDNGCTPDVISYETIIYSLFEKGETDKAEKLLREMFSRGLLEKKN; from the coding sequence ATGTTATCGTCTCTCTCAGTTTCATTCTCAAGGTCATTAACCTTAGCGAGGTATGCTTTCTCTCTTTCTTCCATTCCCAATTTTCTTCCAATTTCTTCTTCAAACATTTTCCTTCTTTCATTCTCTTCTCATTCTCGTTTCAATTCcaatgaatttgatgttaatgATGCTGTTTCCTCATTCCGTCGCACACTCTCTATGCATCCTGCCCCATCCATTATCCAATTCACCAAGATTTTAGGGTTCCTTGTTAAGATGAAGCATTACCCCACTGTTATTTCTCTTTCTCGTCAATTGGAATTCAACGGAATCACCCTTGACTTAATTACTTTAAGCATCTCGATGAATTGTTACTGCCACTTAGGTCAAATGAATTTTGCATTTTCTGTATTTGCTAAGATTCTCAAGATGGGGCTTCAACCCGATACCATAACCTTGACTACTCTTATGAAAGGTCTATGTCTTAATGGTAAAGTCCAGGAAGCTCTGCACTTTCATGACCATGTGATCAAACAAGGATTTCATTTGGATCATGTTAGTTATGGAACTTTGATCAATGGATTGTGTAAAATGGGGGAAACAAGAGCCGCCTTGCAATTGCTAAGAAGGATTGAAGTGAAACTAGTCAAGCCCGATGCGGTTATTTACAGTACAATTATAGATAGTTTGTGTAAAGATAAGTTTGCAAATGATGGTTATGAGTTGTATTCCGAAATGATTTCTAAGAAAATTGATCCTGATGTTGTCACTTTTAGTGCTTTAATATATGGATTCTGCATAGTTGGTCAATTGAAAGAAGCGTTTGGTTTGTTCCATGAAATGGTAATGAAAAACATCAAACCAGATGGTTTTGCTTTTAATATATTGGTTGATGCCTTATGCAAGGAAGGGAAAGTAAAAGAAGCAATGAATGTGTTGGCTATGATGATGAAAGAAGGTGTAAAACCAAATGTTGTTACTTATAGTGCTTTAATGGATGGGTATTGCTTAGTTAATCAACTGAACAAGGCAATAAGTGTTTTAAACACTATGGTCTACAAGGGAGTGAGGCCGAATGTTCAGAGCTACAGTATCATTATTAATGGATtgtgtaaaaataaaatggttGATGAAGCCATGAACCTCTTTAGAGAAATGCATAGCAAGAAGATTATTTCTGATGTGGTGACTTACAATACTCTCATTGATGGTTTGTGCAAATCGGGGAAATTCTCTCATGCCTGGGAACTTGTTGATGAGATGCATGATATAGGTCAACCAGTCAATATAATCACTTGCAATTCTTTATTACATGCTTTGTGCAAAAATAATAATCTGGACAAGGCAATTGCATttgttaagaaaattaaaaaccaaGGTATTGTGCTAGATGTTCGCACATACACTATACTAATTGATGGTCTTTGCAAAGGTGGAAGACTTAAGAATGCACAAGTGATTTTTCAGGAGCTTTTGACTAAAGGCTATCATCCAACTGTCGTGACATATAATGTTATGATAAAAGGACTTTGTAAGGATGACTTGTTTGATGAAGCACTTGTCATGCTATCGAGAATGGAAGACAATGGTTGCACTCCTGATGTCATAAGTTATGAAACAATTATCTACTCTCTCTTTGAAAAAGGCGAGACAGATAAAGCCGAGAAACTTCTACGTGAAATGTTTTCTAGAGGTCTattggaaaagaaaaactaG